Part of the Deinococcus seoulensis genome, CCTTCACCGGCATTGCCTACGACCCCAAGGTGCAGGGCTTCTGCGCCGACGCCGGGGCGCCCGCCCACCCCACCACCCTGAACGCCGCGCAGGTCGCCGAGGAAGCCCTGCGGCGCGTCCTGCCCGACTGGAACGCCATCGAGGACATGAAACTCAGGGCCACGCAGAGTTTCGGCCGCGCCCTGAACCGCTAGCATGACCCGCCCGGACTACCGCCCCCCCCCAGGGCACCGCCGCCTGCTCCTGCACGTCGCCTGGGACGGCGGTCCCTACGCCGGGTGGCAGTCCCAGCCCGCGCTGCCCAGCGTGCAGGACACCCTGCACGGCGCACTGTCGCGGCTGGGCGGCGGAGAGTTCCGCCCGGTCGCCGCCGGACGCACCGACGCCGGCGTGCACGCCGAGGCCATGCCCGTGCACGTGGACGTACCCGACACCTTCCGGGTGCCCGCCGCGAAACTGGCCCGCGCCCTGAACGCCCACCTGCCGCCCACCGTGGCCGTCCTGCACGCCGCCGACGCACCCGCCGGGTTCCACGCGCGGTTCTCGTGCACCGAGCGGCAGTACGTGTACCGGCTGCTGGTGCACCCGCAACGGCACCCGCTGTGGCACGGCCGCGCCCTGCACGTCCCGCAACTCCTGAACCCGGGCGCCATGAACGCCGCCGCCGCCGCCCTGACCGGCACGCACGACTTCGCCGCGTTCGCCACCCAGGAAGATCGCCAGACGGTGCGCGAACTGAGGCTGCTGCGCGTGCAGCCCGGCCCCCTGATCTGGGAGATCCACGTGCACGGCGAGAGCTTCCTGCGGCACATGGTGCGCGGCCTCGTCGGCACGCTCCTGCTGGCCGGGCAGGGCCGCCTGAGCCCCGAACAGGCCGCCGGAATCCTGCACTCGCGGCAGCGGTCACAGGCCGGCGCGAATGTCCCCGCGCACGGCCTGTCCTTCACCGGCGCCCGCTACGAGGGCTTCCCGGAGATCGGGTCCGCATGATCCACGACCTGCACGCCTTCACCGGCCCGCGCCCCCCGCACGACGGCGGCCAGGGCACCGTGCGCGGCGCGCTGGTCGGCTGCGGTCCCCTGAGCGCCGCGTGCCTGCTGCGGTGGCACGCTGCCCGGCTGGACCGGCCCCTGCCGCCGCGTGACGCGCTGGCCGCCGAACTGCTGACCGCCCAGCGGGCCTTCATCGTCCCCGCGACCGGCGGGCAACGCGCCGTGCTGCCCTGGGACTGGCTGACCGGCACGAACGACTGGCTGCGCGCACAAGGCCTCCCACTACGCGCACGAGGCCTGTGGGGCGTGCGCCGGGCCGACGCGCTGGAACGCCACCTGCACCGCCTGTTCACCGCCGGAACGCCCGCTGTGGGCCTGGAATTCAGCCCGCGCCTCCAGCACTACGGCCTGCTGAGCGCCTACCAGCCCGGCCCCACCCTGCGCGCCACGCTGCTCGTGGACGGCAGCGACCTGCACCTCGCCCCCCGCGTCGGCGTGGGCGGCGTGTTCTGGATCGAGGAGGGTGGGCCCAGGGAGAACTTGCTGAGGGATAACAGGGGCGTCAGTTCATGACCTTGATCCTGACCGTCAGACTGGCCTGACCCTGCGCGGGCACCTGCACCTGCCGGGTCACGGTCACCTGCCCCGGTTGCGGCGCGCCGCCGTCCACGCTCACACTCCGTCCGTACACCTGTTCGCGCACGTTCACGCGCAGGCCCGCACTCTTCCGGCTGGTGAACGAGTACGTTACCTGCCACGTCGTGCTCACGACCTGCCCGGCCGCGCTCTTCTCCTGAGAGAGCTGCTGAACGCGCTTCACGTACCGCAGGTCCGGATCGGCCCCCAGGTTCAGGTCGATGGGCGCGCCCGCCTGCGCGGCGGGCAGGGTCACGCTGCCCACCAGCAGGTCACCCTCGCGCACGTCCACCGTCCCGGCAGGCAGCGACACGGACGGCGTGAACTTGTACTGCCGGTTCACCTGCCCCGACGATCCAGTCCCGTTCAGGTACGACTGCACGCTGCCGTAGCGTGTGAACGCGCCCACCTGGGGTTTCAGGAACGGTAGGGTCAGCTGCTCGCCCCTCCCCACCGTCAGGCCGCCCGGCAGGGCGTAGCGTTGCAGGCCGCGCACCTCGCCCACGTTGATCGGCTCGGCGCGTCCCGCGCTGGCCGGCATAACTGGGACTGGCAACGTGTCTCCGGCTGCCGCGTTGGTCAGCGTACCGGTGACGGCCGCAGATACCTGCCGTACCGTGCCGCCGAACAGGTCGGCGTGTTCCGCCGTGAACACCTGATCGCTGCGGTTCGTGATCTGCGCCAGCGCCGACAGCGTGGTGGGCGTGCCCACCCGCAACTCGTAGCGGGGCGTCCAGGACAGCGCCGCCGTGCGGTAACTCAGCGTGCCGCCCGCCGGGAGCGGCCCGTTCAGGCGGAACGTCACGCCCCCCTGCACCGGCGGCAGCGAGGAGAAGGTCAGGTCCTCCAGGGCCGCGCGCACGAACCCGCCCGATTCCAGGCGCAGTAGCAGGTCGTCGGCGCGTTCCAGCGTGGCCGCCAGTGCGGGCTGACCGGCCCGCCGCCACGTCACGGGTTGGCCTTCCTGCGCGCGCAGCCAGTCCAGTTCGAGCGGACGCAGCGAGAACGGCGTGGCAGCCGCGCCCAGCACGGTCACGCTGCCCGGCTGAATCCAGCGCCACTGCGCGGGCGGGAATGAGAGGGGCGCGGCCGTCAGGGGCTGACGCACCTCCGCGAAGGTGGGATACACGCGCAGGTCGGCCGCGTGCGCCGCGCTGGACAGCAGGAACAGAAGGGTGGCCGTGACTCGGTTCATGGGGGAGTACCTCGCAGAACGTGAACTGCCCTTACCCTGACAGCTTCCCGTTCTCCGGGCTGCCCAGCATGACCGGCCGGGCCTTGAGATGAACTTCAGACTCCTGTGCCGCCCACTGTACCCACGGCCAGCAGGTGCGGGCTGGCCCCCAGCAGCGCCGGGTCGCGTTCCAGCAGGCGCACGGCGCGCAGGATGCCCTCGCGCCGCGCCGGGTCGTTCAGGGCCGCCTCGGGGTCGCGCAGCAGGTTGGTGGGCCCCTCGACGGCGTACACGGTCACGTCTGTCAGGCCCGCCGCGTGCAGTTCCGCGTGCAGTTCGTGCGGATGATGAAAGTACGCGGTCGTGAAGAAGTTGCCCCGGCTTTCCGGGTTGCGGTACTGGCCCGTGCGGTACGTGTCCTCGCGGATGGGCCGGGTGTACGCCTCATCCAGCTCGTCACGCGTCAGGTCGCGCGTGATGGCTGACGCCCGCGAGATGCCCGCCGCCAGCACCACCCCGCCGGGCTGGACGGCGCGCGCCGCTTCGGCCAGTGCGCGGGCGCGGTCCCGCGGGTCGGGCAGGTGGTACAGCGGGCCCAGCAGCAGCGCCGCGTCTGCCCCGGCATCCGGGTAGGGCAGGGCGCGGGCGTCCCCCAGCGTCACGGACGACAGGCCCGCCAGCGCCGGATCGGCCCGCAGGCGTTTCACGTGACCGGGCATGGCGTCCAGCGCGTGCACGGCGTACCCGGCGCGCAGCAGTTCCCGCGCGTACACGCCCGCGCCCGCCCCCACGTCCAGCACCGTCGCGGGCGCGGGGGGCAGCAGGCGCGACAGCAGTTCCAGCGTGCGGATGAACTCGATCAATCCCAGGCCGCGCGTCAGGCGGTCATGCTCGCGGTCCTGGGCGTAATACGCGGCGATCTGTGTCAGGGCGTCCGGGGTGGCGTCTGGCATGCGCCAGGGTAGGCGAGGCGGGTAGGCGCGTGAAATGCGCTGAATGGCGCATCCGCCTGTCCCTCTGGCGCCGGTACGCTGCGGAAATGATTCAGCCCGGTGGAATGATTGCGACGGCCACAGGCCACGTACAGACACGGTCGATCCCGGCCACCCGCACCGACGGCCCTGACCCGCCCACGCTGGTGCTGCTGAGCGGCATGGGTGTGCCAGCGTCCTCGTGGTTCACGGCAGAAGAGGAACCAATAGTCGCGCAGATGATGCGTGAACCCGTGTTCCTGGCTCCTGGCGTGGCTGACCTGACGCCTGTGCTTGCCTATGACCGCGCGGGCATAGGAGGCAGCGCGCCCCCCACGGCGCCCAGAGGTCTGAATGAAGCCGTGGCGGAACTGGAGGCAGTCCTGAAGGCCTGCGCGCCCGGTCCGGTGGTGTTGCTGGGACACTCGATAGGCGGCCTGATCGCCTTTGAATTCACCCGCCGGTTTCCGGGGCGGGTATCGGGCCTGACGCTGCTGGACAGCTCACACCCCTGTCAGGCAGAGCGGTTGAACGCAGTGCGGACGCCGCAGCAGCAGCGGGCGCAGCAGGACATGGAACAGGAGATAAAGGCCGGGCACCCGGAACGCTGGGATTTCGAGAAGGTGTTCCGGCGCGGAGGCGACCTGCAGGGAACTCTGCCGGACCTCCCCCTGCTGGTGATCTCGCGGGGCCAGCCCTTCCTGCCAGAGCACCTGACCACCGACGAGCAGGCGCCGTTCACGCCCGCACAGGCGGGTGGCTTCACACGGGAGTGGAACGCCCTGCAATCAGAACTGGCCCTCGCCTCCTCACAGGGCCGCCGTGTGGTGGCTACGGGCAGCGGCCACTACCCGCACTTCGACGAGCCCCGGCTGGTGCTGAGAGAAGTGCGGGCGTTTCTTGAAACCCTGTGATCCTGCCGGTGTCCCTCAGCCGTTCAGCCGAACTTTCAGTTCCTGCGGGCCGCGCAGGACGAGGTTCGCCTTGAACGGGGGGGTGGGGTCGGTGACGGTCAGGCCAGGGGAGCGGCGGGCGAGCGCGGCGTACACTTCCGCGATTTCCAGGCGGGCCAGGGACGCGCCCAGGCAGTAGTGCGCGCCGGCGGCGAACGCGAGGTGCCGGGCGCTGTTCGGGCGGTCCCAGTCGATGCGGTCGGGGTCGGGGAACACGCCGGGGTCGCGGTTCGCGGCGGCCAGCAGGGTCTGCACGTGCGCGCCGGTCGGGAGGGTGATGGGCTGGCCGTCCGCGCCGGTCGTGGTCAGGTCGCCGGTCAGGGTGCGCCCGTCGAGTTGCACGGGCGAGACGACGCGCAGCAGTTCGTCCGCGACGTTCGGGTGGTCGGGGCGGGCGACCAGGGCGGCCCAGGCCTGGGGTTGCCGGGCGAGTTCGAGGAGGCCGCCGGGAATCAGGTTGCTGGTCGTTTCGTGCCCGGCGGCCAGCAGTAGGACGGCGTTCGAGAGCAGCTCGTCGCTGCTCAGGCGTTCGCCTCCGTCCTGGGCGGCGGCCATGGCGCTCAGCAGGCCGGGTTGCGGGTGGGCGCGCAGTTCGTCGGCCAGGTCGCGGAAGTACGCGCGCATCTCGCTCGCGTCCGCCTCGATGCGGGCCAGGAGGTCCGGGTTGCCTTCCGCGCCGCCCAGCAGGTCCGCGACACTCTGCGTCCAGCGCATGAATTTCGCCTCGTCGTCGCCGCGCAGGCCCAGCATCCGCATGATCACGCGGGCCGGGAGCGGCGCGGCCAGTCCGGCGACGAGGTCCACGTCCCGGTCGGTGGGCAGGGCGTCCAGCAGGTCGTTCAGGACCGCCTGCACCAGTTCGCGCTGCGCCTCGACCACGCGCGGCGTGAAGGCCGCCTGCACCAGCCCTCGCAGGCGGGCGTGCGAGGGGCCGTTGTGGAACAGCATCATGGGTTGCAGGAGTCGCGTGGCCTGCGTGTCGCCCGGCATCTGCGAGATGATGGCCCCCGAGCGCGCCAGCGGGGAGCGCAGCACGGCGCTGTTCACGGCGTGCGACGTGACGAAGGTCATGCCCCACTCAGGCACGGGCAGCACGCCGGGCGGGTTCAGGTCGCGCAGCGCCGCGTACGCCGGGTACGGGTCCGGGATGGTCTGCGGGTGCCACAGGGCCTGCACGGACGCCTGCACGCGCTGCTGTTCGGGCGTGAACTCCACCTGGGCTGCCGGATTGGTCATGCCTCAGCGTGCGCCCCGGTCTACTCGACCCTCAAGCACCCGCGTCGAGTAGAGGTGACGGCCGCTGCGGTACGCTGCGGGCATGCCGCGAGCCTGGACGCGCCTGGAAGACCCGCACGCCGCCCGGCTGGCCCTGAACCCCGCGTACACCGACCTGCTGCGCCTCCTGATGACCCGCGAGTGGACCGCCACCACCCTGGCCGCCGCCGCCGGGCAACCCCTGAACGCCGCGCATCACCGCCTGGGCCGCCTGCTGGCCGCCGGGCTGGTGTGCGTGACGCGCCTCGAACCCCGCCGGGGCCGCCCGCTGCGGCACTACCGGGCCGTCAGCGACGCCCTGCTGATCCCGTACCACCTGACGCGACTGGGCAGCCTGGAGGACCTGATCTCGCTGCACGAGGACACCTTCAGTGGCCGGTTCCGGCACGCGGTCGTGCACGCCGGGGTGCCGCTTGTCCGGCGCGACGAGGACATCGCCGTGCGCCTGTACCGCCACGCGGGCGGCGTGGTCATGGACGTCACGCCCACCGCCGAGCATTTCGACCTGCGCGACCTGCTGCGCCCGGAAGCACCTGCCCTGACCGTCGACTGGGGCGTGCTGAACCTGACCCGCGACGACGCCAAGGCGCTGCAACGCGACCTGCACGACCTGATTGCCCGGTACGCCGGACGGGACGGCCCGCACCCGTACCTGTACCGCGTGAACCTCGCACCCGATACCGGCGAGTAGAGAATAGGGAGCGGGAAGTGGCGGCAGAGACGCCGATCCACTTCCCACTCCCGGTTCAGCCTCTGCGGGTCACGCCGTCCAGGGTCAGCAGCGGGCCGTACAGTTCCGGGCGGCGGTCGCGGAAGAAGCCCATCCCGGCGCGGAATTTGCGGGCCTCGGCGATGTTCAGGGTGTGGATCAGGGCGCCTTCCTCGGTCTCGCCGAACTCGGCGACGATCTCGCCGGTGTAGTCGCTGACGAAGGTGTGCCCGTAGTACGTCTGGGTCAGGTCACCCACGACCTCGGTCCCGATGCGGTTCGCGGCGGCCACGTACGTGCTGTTGCTGACCGCGTGGCCGATCATGGCGCGCTGCCACATGTGGTGGCTGTTCGGGGTTTCCACCTCGGCCGGTTCACTGCCGATGGCGGTGGGGTACAGCAGGAAGTCCGCGCCCTGCAACATCATCACGCGGGCCGTTTCCGGGTACCACTGATCCCAGCAGATGCCCACGCCCACGCGCCCATAGCGGGTGTCCCAGACTTTAAAGCCGGTGTCGCCGGGGTTGAAGTAGTACTTCTCCTCGTAGCCGGGGCCGTCGGGGATGTGTGTCTTGCGGTAGTTGCCCAGCAGGGTGCCGTCCGCGTCGATGCACACGAGGCTGTTGTAGTGCGCCTGCCCGGCCGCCTCGAAGTACGAGACGGGCAGCACGACGCCCAGTTCGCGCGCCAGTTCCTGGAAACGGCCGATGAACGGGTGGCCCTCCAGCGGGTGCGCCAGCGCGAAGTACTCCTCGCGTTCCACCTGACAGAAGTACAGGTTCTCGAACAGTTCCGGCAGCAGGATCACCTGCGCGCCCTGCGCGGCCGCGTCGCGCACATGCTGGACGGCGCGCGTGACGTTGTCTTCGAGTTGATCCGTGACGTGCATCTGCACGACGGCCAGCTTCACGGTGTC contains:
- the truA gene encoding tRNA pseudouridine(38-40) synthase TruA, translated to MTRPDYRPPPGHRRLLLHVAWDGGPYAGWQSQPALPSVQDTLHGALSRLGGGEFRPVAAGRTDAGVHAEAMPVHVDVPDTFRVPAAKLARALNAHLPPTVAVLHAADAPAGFHARFSCTERQYVYRLLVHPQRHPLWHGRALHVPQLLNPGAMNAAAAALTGTHDFAAFATQEDRQTVRELRLLRVQPGPLIWEIHVHGESFLRHMVRGLVGTLLLAGQGRLSPEQAAGILHSRQRSQAGANVPAHGLSFTGARYEGFPEIGSA
- a CDS encoding cytochrome P450, whose product is MTNPAAQVEFTPEQQRVQASVQALWHPQTIPDPYPAYAALRDLNPPGVLPVPEWGMTFVTSHAVNSAVLRSPLARSGAIISQMPGDTQATRLLQPMMLFHNGPSHARLRGLVQAAFTPRVVEAQRELVQAVLNDLLDALPTDRDVDLVAGLAAPLPARVIMRMLGLRGDDEAKFMRWTQSVADLLGGAEGNPDLLARIEADASEMRAYFRDLADELRAHPQPGLLSAMAAAQDGGERLSSDELLSNAVLLLAAGHETTSNLIPGGLLELARQPQAWAALVARPDHPNVADELLRVVSPVQLDGRTLTGDLTTTGADGQPITLPTGAHVQTLLAAANRDPGVFPDPDRIDWDRPNSARHLAFAAGAHYCLGASLARLEIAEVYAALARRSPGLTVTDPTPPFKANLVLRGPQELKVRLNG
- a CDS encoding alpha/beta fold hydrolase, producing MIQPGGMIATATGHVQTRSIPATRTDGPDPPTLVLLSGMGVPASSWFTAEEEPIVAQMMREPVFLAPGVADLTPVLAYDRAGIGGSAPPTAPRGLNEAVAELEAVLKACAPGPVVLLGHSIGGLIAFEFTRRFPGRVSGLTLLDSSHPCQAERLNAVRTPQQQRAQQDMEQEIKAGHPERWDFEKVFRRGGDLQGTLPDLPLLVISRGQPFLPEHLTTDEQAPFTPAQAGGFTREWNALQSELALASSQGRRVVATGSGHYPHFDEPRLVLREVRAFLETL
- the aguB gene encoding N-carbamoylputrescine amidase, whose amino-acid sequence is MRAPDTVKLAVVQMHVTDQLEDNVTRAVQHVRDAAAQGAQVILLPELFENLYFCQVEREEYFALAHPLEGHPFIGRFQELARELGVVLPVSYFEAAGQAHYNSLVCIDADGTLLGNYRKTHIPDGPGYEEKYYFNPGDTGFKVWDTRYGRVGVGICWDQWYPETARVMMLQGADFLLYPTAIGSEPAEVETPNSHHMWQRAMIGHAVSNSTYVAAANRIGTEVVGDLTQTYYGHTFVSDYTGEIVAEFGETEEGALIHTLNIAEARKFRAGMGFFRDRRPELYGPLLTLDGVTRRG
- a CDS encoding class I SAM-dependent methyltransferase, coding for MPDATPDALTQIAAYYAQDREHDRLTRGLGLIEFIRTLELLSRLLPPAPATVLDVGAGAGVYARELLRAGYAVHALDAMPGHVKRLRADPALAGLSSVTLGDARALPYPDAGADAALLLGPLYHLPDPRDRARALAEAARAVQPGGVVLAAGISRASAITRDLTRDELDEAYTRPIREDTYRTGQYRNPESRGNFFTTAYFHHPHELHAELHAAGLTDVTVYAVEGPTNLLRDPEAALNDPARREGILRAVRLLERDPALLGASPHLLAVGTVGGTGV